Proteins encoded within one genomic window of Legionella sp. PC997:
- a CDS encoding F0F1 ATP synthase subunit delta, which produces MSDSTTIARPYAKAIFEYALGEKKLAEWSAHLRNLAQAVLMPEAEKFIANPGTTVAQHIELLCSAINVKSNENTPLNNLITLLATNKRLLLLPDICALYEAHRAEQEKTLCVDVSSYSDLSNAQQQRLIESLSQRLQRKVSLKISIDPSLLGGAIIRAGDLVIDGSVRGKLNKLSTELAA; this is translated from the coding sequence ATGTCTGATAGTACCACCATAGCCAGACCCTATGCTAAAGCCATATTTGAATATGCTTTAGGGGAAAAAAAATTAGCTGAGTGGTCAGCACATTTGCGAAATCTTGCACAAGCTGTGCTGATGCCTGAAGCGGAGAAGTTTATTGCTAATCCAGGAACAACGGTAGCGCAGCATATCGAGTTGTTGTGTTCAGCAATCAATGTAAAATCAAATGAAAATACGCCATTAAACAATTTAATTACTTTATTGGCTACAAATAAAAGATTGTTATTGCTTCCAGATATCTGTGCACTCTATGAAGCACATCGTGCAGAGCAAGAAAAAACTCTGTGTGTTGATGTTAGCAGTTATTCTGATTTATCAAATGCGCAACAACAGCGCTTAATCGAATCATTAAGTCAGCGCTTACAGCGCAAGGTCTCGTTAAAAATCAGTATTGATCCTTCCTTGCTTGGTGGAGCAATAATTCGAGCGGGCGATTTAGTTATAGATGGTTCAGTTCGTGGCAAGCTTAATAAGCTCAGTACAGAATTGGCCGCATAA
- a CDS encoding F0F1 ATP synthase subunit B: MEINLTLIVQMLVFAAFVLFTMKLVWPPLAKAMEERQDKIADGLAAAERGRKELELAQHRVKDELKQAKVQSADIIEKANKRAAQIIEEAKEAAKHEAQMQVKLAQEQLLQQVNHAKDELRKQVANLAISGAEKILKREIDAKANTALLDNLIEEI, from the coding sequence GTGGAAATTAATTTAACATTAATTGTACAAATGCTCGTTTTTGCAGCGTTTGTTTTGTTTACCATGAAATTAGTATGGCCTCCATTAGCAAAAGCAATGGAAGAGCGACAAGACAAAATTGCAGATGGGTTAGCAGCTGCTGAGCGTGGTCGAAAAGAGTTGGAACTGGCACAACATCGTGTAAAAGATGAATTGAAACAAGCTAAAGTTCAATCAGCCGACATCATTGAAAAAGCTAATAAACGTGCTGCGCAAATCATCGAAGAAGCAAAAGAAGCTGCAAAACATGAAGCGCAAATGCAAGTGAAATTGGCACAAGAGCAATTACTGCAACAAGTCAATCATGCTAAAGATGAACTGCGTAAACAGGTTGCAAACTTAGCAATAAGTGGTGCTGAGAAAATTTTGAAGCGCGAAATTGATGCTAAAGCAAATACTGCTTTGTTAGATAACTTGATAGAAGAGATTTAA
- the atpE gene encoding F0F1 ATP synthase subunit C, with product MTVVAVALLIGLGALGTAIGFGLLGGKFLEGSARQPEMVPMLQVKMFIVAGLLDAVTMIGVGIALFFTFANPFLSNLGS from the coding sequence ATGACCGTTGTTGCGGTTGCCTTGTTAATTGGTTTAGGTGCATTGGGCACAGCGATAGGATTTGGTTTGCTTGGTGGCAAATTCCTTGAAGGCTCAGCTCGTCAACCAGAAATGGTTCCAATGTTACAAGTAAAAATGTTCATCGTTGCAGGTCTGTTAGACGCCGTAACCATGATTGGAGTGGGTATCGCATTGTTCTTTACTTTCGCAAACCCTTTCCTAAGCAACCTGGGTTCTTGA